In a single window of the Scophthalmus maximus strain ysfricsl-2021 chromosome 18, ASM2237912v1, whole genome shotgun sequence genome:
- the chrna2b gene encoding neuronal acetylcholine receptor subunit alpha-2 isoform X1 produces the protein MTGSAPTVTETSPGGKSDSCSPPPANKMGHDHLFSPRTAVVWSLLLAHSALCYDKTHTHAEDDLFKTLFAGYNKWSRPVPNISDVVIVKFGLSIAQLIDVDEKNQMMTTNVWLKQEWNDYKLRWRPSDYDNVTSIRVPSELIWVPDIVLYNNADGEFAVTHMTKAHLFHTGKIRWVPPAIYKSSCSIDVTFFPFDQQNCKMKFGSWTYDKAKIDLERIENTVDLNNYWESGEWAIINAVGTYNTKKYDCCHEIYPDITYFFIIRRLPLFYTINLIIPCLLISCLTVLVFYLPSDCGEKITLCISVLLSLTVFLLLITEIIPSTSLVIPLIGEYLLFTMIFVTLSIVITVFVLNVHHRSPSTHKMPRWVHSVFLDMIPRWLFMRRPAPDARRRRLLLLQQETAAERRQARIAGYKSGNCLSTSANWLRDGTVLEDPDRSCYEDLELGTLTSYFSFRPPSPRPPGTTPPPQKKTPQNSQNRQEAAGGTNRQLTGARVNPTQRPTKVENTVSDSTFLLSPSVVRALEGVHYIADHLRAEDADFSVKEDWKYVAMVIDRIFLWMFIIVCLLGTIGLFLPPWLAGMI, from the exons CTCTTTGCTATGACaagacgcacacgcacgccgAGGACGACCTCTTCAAGACGCTGTTCGCCGGTTACAACAAGTGGTCGAGACCTGTGCCGAACATCTCCGACGTGGTCATTGTCAAGTTTGGACTGTCCATAGCTCAGCTCATTGACGTG GATGAGAAGAACCAGATGATGACAACCAACGTGTGGCTTAAACag GAGTGGAACGACTACAAGCTTCGCTGGAGACCGTCTGACTACGACAATGTGACGTCCATCAGAGTGCCATCGGAGCTCATATGGGTTCCAGACATCGTCCTCTACAACAA TGCCGACGGCGAGTTTGCCGTGACTCACATGACGAAAGCCCACCTGTTCCACACGGGTAAAATCCGCTGGGTCCCACCTGCCATATACAAGAGCTCCTGCAGCATCGACGTCACCTTCTTCCCATTTGATCAACAGAACTGCAAAATGAAGTTTGGCTCTTGGACCTATGACAAGGCAAAGATTGACCTGGAGCGTATTGAGAACACGGTGGATCTCAACAACTACTGGGAGAGCGGTGAATGGGCCATCATCAATGCTGTGGGAACATACAATACAAAGAAATACGACTGCTGCCATGAGATCTACCCGGACATCACCTACTTCTTCATCATCCGAAGGCTTCCCTTGTTTTACACCATCAACCTCATCATCCCCTGCTTGCTGATCTCTTGCCTCACTGTCTTGGTTTTCTATCTGCCCTCAGACTGCGGTGAGAAGATCACCCTGTGCATCTCTGTGCTACTGTCCCTCACCgtcttccttctcctcatcaCAGAGATCATACCGTCCACATCCCTGGTAATCCCTCTCATTGGCGAGTATCTCCTCTTCACCATGATTTTCGTCACCCTGTCCATCGTCATCACCGTCTTTGTGCTCAATGTGCACCATCGGTCCCCCAGCACTCACAAGATGCCCCGCTGGGTCCACTCTGTGTTCCTGGACATGATCCCACGCTGGCTGTTCATGCGACGGCCTGCGCCAGACGCACGGCGACGCAGGCTGTTGCTGCTCCAGCAGGAGACAGCTGCTGAGCGGCGGCAGGCCCGGATAGCTGGATACAAATCAGGCAACTGCCTCAGCACCTCGGCAAACTGGTTGAGAGACGGTACCGTGCTGGAGGACCCCGACAGAAGCTGTTATGAGGATTTAGAGCTTGGAACACTGACATCTTATTTTTCCTTCCGTCCGCCTTCGCCCAGACCTCCAGGGACGACTCCTCCGCCGCAGAAGAAAACCCCACAGAACAGCCAGAATCGACAGGAAGCGGCCGGAGGGACAAACAGACAGTTAACCGGGGCCAGAGTCAATCCCACTCAGCGGCCAACTAAAGTAGAAAACACTGTTTCAGACTCAACATTCCTGCTTTCACCAAGTGTTGTGCGTGCATTGGAAGGGGTGCACTACATTgcagaccacctgagggccGAGGATGCTGACTTCAGT GTGAAAGAGGATTGGAAGTACGTCGCCATGGTGATCGACCGCATCTTCCTGTGGATGTTCATCATTGTGTGCCTGCTCGGGACCATTGGCCTCTTCCTGCCGCCCTGGCTAGCTGGCATGATCTAA
- the chrna2b gene encoding neuronal acetylcholine receptor subunit alpha-2 isoform X2, with product MMTTNVWLKQEWNDYKLRWRPSDYDNVTSIRVPSELIWVPDIVLYNNADGEFAVTHMTKAHLFHTGKIRWVPPAIYKSSCSIDVTFFPFDQQNCKMKFGSWTYDKAKIDLERIENTVDLNNYWESGEWAIINAVGTYNTKKYDCCHEIYPDITYFFIIRRLPLFYTINLIIPCLLISCLTVLVFYLPSDCGEKITLCISVLLSLTVFLLLITEIIPSTSLVIPLIGEYLLFTMIFVTLSIVITVFVLNVHHRSPSTHKMPRWVHSVFLDMIPRWLFMRRPAPDARRRRLLLLQQETAAERRQARIAGYKSGNCLSTSANWLRDGTVLEDPDRSCYEDLELGTLTSYFSFRPPSPRPPGTTPPPQKKTPQNSQNRQEAAGGTNRQLTGARVNPTQRPTKVENTVSDSTFLLSPSVVRALEGVHYIADHLRAEDADFSVKEDWKYVAMVIDRIFLWMFIIVCLLGTIGLFLPPWLAGMI from the exons ATGATGACAACCAACGTGTGGCTTAAACag GAGTGGAACGACTACAAGCTTCGCTGGAGACCGTCTGACTACGACAATGTGACGTCCATCAGAGTGCCATCGGAGCTCATATGGGTTCCAGACATCGTCCTCTACAACAA TGCCGACGGCGAGTTTGCCGTGACTCACATGACGAAAGCCCACCTGTTCCACACGGGTAAAATCCGCTGGGTCCCACCTGCCATATACAAGAGCTCCTGCAGCATCGACGTCACCTTCTTCCCATTTGATCAACAGAACTGCAAAATGAAGTTTGGCTCTTGGACCTATGACAAGGCAAAGATTGACCTGGAGCGTATTGAGAACACGGTGGATCTCAACAACTACTGGGAGAGCGGTGAATGGGCCATCATCAATGCTGTGGGAACATACAATACAAAGAAATACGACTGCTGCCATGAGATCTACCCGGACATCACCTACTTCTTCATCATCCGAAGGCTTCCCTTGTTTTACACCATCAACCTCATCATCCCCTGCTTGCTGATCTCTTGCCTCACTGTCTTGGTTTTCTATCTGCCCTCAGACTGCGGTGAGAAGATCACCCTGTGCATCTCTGTGCTACTGTCCCTCACCgtcttccttctcctcatcaCAGAGATCATACCGTCCACATCCCTGGTAATCCCTCTCATTGGCGAGTATCTCCTCTTCACCATGATTTTCGTCACCCTGTCCATCGTCATCACCGTCTTTGTGCTCAATGTGCACCATCGGTCCCCCAGCACTCACAAGATGCCCCGCTGGGTCCACTCTGTGTTCCTGGACATGATCCCACGCTGGCTGTTCATGCGACGGCCTGCGCCAGACGCACGGCGACGCAGGCTGTTGCTGCTCCAGCAGGAGACAGCTGCTGAGCGGCGGCAGGCCCGGATAGCTGGATACAAATCAGGCAACTGCCTCAGCACCTCGGCAAACTGGTTGAGAGACGGTACCGTGCTGGAGGACCCCGACAGAAGCTGTTATGAGGATTTAGAGCTTGGAACACTGACATCTTATTTTTCCTTCCGTCCGCCTTCGCCCAGACCTCCAGGGACGACTCCTCCGCCGCAGAAGAAAACCCCACAGAACAGCCAGAATCGACAGGAAGCGGCCGGAGGGACAAACAGACAGTTAACCGGGGCCAGAGTCAATCCCACTCAGCGGCCAACTAAAGTAGAAAACACTGTTTCAGACTCAACATTCCTGCTTTCACCAAGTGTTGTGCGTGCATTGGAAGGGGTGCACTACATTgcagaccacctgagggccGAGGATGCTGACTTCAGT GTGAAAGAGGATTGGAAGTACGTCGCCATGGTGATCGACCGCATCTTCCTGTGGATGTTCATCATTGTGTGCCTGCTCGGGACCATTGGCCTCTTCCTGCCGCCCTGGCTAGCTGGCATGATCTAA
- the ptk2bb gene encoding protein tyrosine kinase 2 beta, b, with the protein MYEVMSGDTLSWKVASPRQSGGESSPESHFTGDGGPIKILKVCFCTNNNLGKNFKLVKCDSSWQIRAIIRSILVSGRLGPNIRHTACYGLLLKHLKSEELHWLHPDLTVGEVEQRYESNHVEAEWRYDLRIRYIPVNFTEKFQDDRSTFVYFYQQVRSDYMQYHASKVSDGMALQLGCLEIRRFYKDMNAKGLEKKSNFELLEKEVGLDLFFPQQLINSMKSKQLRKLIQQTFQQFATLKEDDCMVKFFDTLKEFVSYDEEVFPCELVQGWSLSVELVVGGRGIRQRTQKDSAAVFLADFKQIKRVQCLSQSDGKALLNLDIEGARQRLSINVATVPMAENMIDLIDGYCRLENDTDDTVISRPNKDANTRSALPEIPTSRDNSSLRHSMGSDIYCEILDERPRSVVKYGIDRNEIVLGRILGEGFFGEVYDGVYKKSNGERINVAVKTCKDCSPDVMEKFMSEAVIMKNLEHPHIVKLIGIIEEDPVWIVMELYQCGELGNYLTQHKNTLTNMTLVLFSLQICKALVYLEGVNVVHRDIAVRNVLVASPVCVKLGDFGLSRYIEDEEYYKASVTRLPIKWMAPESINFRRFTTASDVWMFAVCLWEIMSQGQQPFFWLENRDVINQLEQGIRLPKPENCPPALYSLMTRCWSYDPRERPNFTELVVKISDVHKMEKEEEVERERDRARSTKYFDPKFNLNEPPPKPTRMKPGRFGNMLSIGLHIQLNEALCASSPDLASPCEYQSPVDSMSTLTLPVRSPRRRSMGENEFPRLEPNSREDAQRLWQREKQKRQDTIRQQKAEMMEDNVWLQKEEKLLDPMGPEDAARPVSPEDGTLNAPPEKPPRNTAQPAPTAELDRSGDKVYKSVMDVVKVVVQLKNDVIELQPDDYITIVKSIGMALRDLIRSVDDILPTLHESVRTEIEGTQKLLNNDMAEVISKMRLAQQNAITSLKEECKKQLLAAAHTLAMDSKNMLDAVDQSRVRANLAKPVAP; encoded by the exons ATGTATGAGGTGATGTCCGGTGACACCCTGTCCTGGAAGGTGGCCAGTCCAAGACAAAGTGGCGGCGAGTCCAGCCCCGAGTCGCACTTCACTGGGGACGGCGGGCCCATCAAGATCCTCAAAGTTTGCTTCTGCACCAACAACAACCTGGGCAAGAACTTCAAGCTGGTCAAATGTGACAGCTCCTGGCAAATTAGG GCCATCATTCGTTCGATCCTTGTGAGCGGTCGACTGGGGCCGAACATCAGACACACAGCATGCTACGGTCTCCTGCTGAAACACCTGAAGTCGGAAGAGCTTCACTGGCTGCATCCGGATCTGACCGTTGGAGAGGTGGAGCAGCGCTACGAGAGCAATCATGTGGAAGCCGAGTGGAG GTACGACCTTCGTATCAGATACATCCCTGTTAATTTCACGGAAAAATTCCAAGATGACCGGTCTacgtttgtttatttttaccAGCAG GTGCGTAGTGATTACATGCAGTATCATGCCAGTAAAGTCAGCGATGGGATGGCACTGCAGCTCGGTTGTTTGGAGATCAG GAGGTTCTACAAAGACATGAACGCAAAAGGTCTAGAAAAGAAGTCAAACTTTGAGCTGCTAGA aaaagaagtggGCCTGgaccttttctttcctcagcaACTGATAAACAGCATGAAG TCAAAGCAGCTACGGAAGCTGATCCAGCAAACGTTTCAGCAGTTCGCCACACTCAAGGAGGACGACTGCATGGTCAAGTTCTTTGACACCCTCAAAGAATTTGTCAGCTATGATGAAGAGGTCTTCCCGTGTGAACTAGTG CAAGGTTGGAGTCTGTCAGTGGAGCTGGTCGTCGGAGGGAGAGGCATTCGCCAACGCACACAGAAGGATTCAGCG GCCGTGTTCCTTGCCGACTTCAAACAGATCAAGAGGGTGCAATGCTTATCTCAGAGCGACGGCAAGGCTCTGCTAAACCTCGACATCGAGGGGGCCAGACAG CGTCTATCGATCAACGTGGCCACGGTCCCTATGGCGGAGAACATGATCGACCTTATTGATGGGTACTGCCGCTTGGAAAATGACACAGATGATACCGTTATCTCCCGGCCAAATAAAG ATGCAAATACACGGAGTGCTCTGCCTGAGATTCCTACAAG CAGAGACAACAGCTCGCTCAGACACAGTATGG GCTCCGATATCTACTGTGAGATCCTCGATGAAAGGCCAAGATCAG tggTGAAGTATGGGATTGACCGAAATGAGATCGTTCTTGGACGAATTCTTGGTGAGGGTTTCTTCGGGGAAGTCTACGATGgagtttacaaaaaaagt AATGGAGAAAGGATCAACGTGGCAGTGAAAACCTGCAAAGACTGTTCGCCTGATGTGATGGAGAAGTTCATGAGTGAAGCAG TGATAATGAAGAACCTCGAACACCCTCACATCGTCAAGCTGATCGGAATCATCGAGGAGGACCCTGTGTGGATTGTCATGGAGCTTTATCAGTGCGGAGAG CTCGGAAACTACCTGACTCAGCACAAGAACACGCTGACGAATATGACTCTGGTGCTGTTCAGCCTGCAGATCTGCAAAGCCCTGGTTTACCTCGAAGGGGTCAACGTGGTTCACAG AGACATCGCAGTGAGGAACGTGCTAGTTGccagtccagtgtgtgtgaagCTCGGGGACTTTGGTCTGTCGAGGTACATCGAGGACGAAGAATACTACAAAG CGTCTGTCACTCGGTTGCCCATCAAGTGGATGGCCCCAGAATCCATCAACTTCAGACGTTTCACCACAGCCAGTGATGTCTGGATGTTTG cCGTATGTCTGTGGGAGATAATGAGCCAAGGGCAGCAGCCATTCTTCTGGCTGGAGAACAGAGACGTAATCAACCAGTTGGAGCAGGGCATCCGGCTGCCCAAACCAGAGAACTGCCCCCCTGCCCTCTACTCACTCATGACCCGGTGCTGGTCCTACGACCCCAGAGAGAGACCCAATTTCACTGAGCTGGTGGTCAAGATCAG CGATGTCCACaagatggagaaggaggaggaggtggagcgagagagggacCGAGCGCGCTCCACAAAATACTTTGATCCCAAGTTCAACTTGAACGAGCCTCCTCCcaag CCTACAAGAATGAAACCAGGGCGGTTTGGGAACATGCTCAGTATTGGTCTACACATTCAG CTGAATGAGGCTTTGTGTGCCAGCTCACCTGATCTGGCCAGCCCATGTGAATATCAGTCACCTGTCGACTCCATGAGCACCTTGACACTGCCAGTCAGGTCCCCTCGACGTCGCAGCATGGGG GAGAACGAGTTTCCCAGATTGGAACCAAACAGCAGGGAGGACGCCCAGCGCCTgtggcagagggagaaacagaaaaggcaGGACACTATTCGCCAGCAGAAAGCGGAGATGATGGAGGATAATGTGTGGCTGCAGAAGGAAGAGAAACTCCTG GACCCCATGGGACCGGAAGATGCTGCCAGACCAGTG TCTCCTGAAGACGGCACACTGAATG CACCGCCAGAGAAGCCCCCTCGGAACACAGCGCAG CCTGCGCCCACAGCGGAATTGGACCGCTCTGGTGACAAAGTGTATAAGTCTGTCATGGACGTGGTCAAAGTAGTTGTTCAACTCAAGAATGACGTCATTGAACTGCAGCCAGATGATTATATCACCATTGTCAAG TCTATAGGGATGGCTTTACGTGATCTGATTCGCAGTGTGGATGACATACTGCCCACCTTACATGAGTCTGTCAGGACTGAG ATCGAGGGCACGCAGAAGCTGCTGAACAACGACATGGCGGAGGTGATCAGTAAGATGCGGCTGGCCCAGCAGAACGCCATCACCTCTTTGAAGGAGGAGTGTAAGAAACAGTTGCTGGCTGCGGCACACACTCTGGCAATGGACAGCAAGAACATGTTGGACGCTGTGGACCAATCAAGAGTCAGGGCCAACTTGGCCAAGCCCGTGGCCCCATAG